In Alkalihalobacterium alkalinitrilicum, a genomic segment contains:
- a CDS encoding acetoacetate--CoA ligase, translating into MKTYSEGDIIWQPSKEKIESSMMYKYMDWLKEKRGLTFNGYQDLWQWSVDELEDFWESAWEFCDVKATQPYNQVLVDGNMPGTKWFEGARLNYAENVFAKYQEDQTAIYFRSEHIRECRISWKELRNKVASVAHSLKEMGVRRGDRVVAYMPNVPETVIAFLASASIGAIWSSCSPDFGSRSVIDRFKQIEPVVLFAIDSYQYNGKKFDKTSVVAEMQKELGTIKHTVLVPYMEDDCSNEELENVVKWDNLIHEKVELSFESVPFDHPLWILYSSGTTGMPKPIVQGHGGIVVEHLKSLFIQQDLTSDDTIFWFSSTGWVMWNLLVGGLLAGSTIVLYDGSPSYPSMDTLWELAEDAEITFFGTSAPYLMNCLKLGLKPKEKYDLSKLKALSSTGAPLSDSGFMWVYENVKDDIWLSSTSGGTDVCASFVGGVPTVPVKVGVIQGPSLGVHVQSFDEQGQPLINEVGELVITKPMPTMPLYFWNDHDNKRYFDSYFNTYAGVWRHGDWIKIDEDGGCIIYGRSDSTINRSGVRTGTSDIYRVVDVLDEVMESLAIDLEVRGRNSSLLLFVVLNSNTVLTEELALKIREQIRTNVSPRFMPDKIFAVDQIPKTLNGKKMEVPIRKLLLGFDLEKVVNPDSMSNPESLQYFIDLAETLKSQNKEKLF; encoded by the coding sequence GTGAAAACGTATTCTGAGGGAGATATCATTTGGCAGCCATCAAAAGAAAAGATTGAAAGTTCAATGATGTATAAGTATATGGACTGGCTTAAAGAAAAACGAGGGTTAACATTTAATGGATACCAAGATTTATGGCAATGGTCTGTTGATGAACTTGAAGATTTCTGGGAATCCGCTTGGGAATTTTGCGATGTTAAAGCAACTCAGCCGTATAACCAAGTGTTAGTTGATGGTAATATGCCAGGTACTAAATGGTTTGAAGGAGCAAGGTTGAATTATGCAGAAAACGTTTTTGCAAAATATCAAGAAGATCAAACCGCGATCTACTTCAGATCAGAGCATATCCGCGAATGTCGTATAAGTTGGAAAGAACTTAGAAACAAGGTTGCATCTGTTGCCCATTCTTTAAAGGAAATGGGAGTTCGCAGGGGAGATCGTGTAGTTGCTTATATGCCTAATGTACCCGAAACCGTTATTGCCTTTTTAGCTTCTGCAAGTATTGGGGCGATTTGGTCTAGTTGCTCTCCAGATTTCGGTTCTCGAAGTGTCATAGATCGGTTTAAACAAATAGAGCCTGTTGTTTTATTTGCCATTGATAGTTATCAATATAATGGTAAGAAATTCGATAAAACATCTGTCGTTGCAGAAATGCAAAAGGAGTTAGGAACCATTAAGCATACTGTATTAGTTCCTTACATGGAAGATGATTGTTCGAATGAAGAATTAGAAAATGTCGTTAAGTGGGACAATCTGATTCATGAAAAAGTGGAACTTTCTTTTGAAAGTGTACCTTTTGACCATCCTTTATGGATACTTTATTCTTCTGGAACGACGGGGATGCCAAAGCCGATCGTACAAGGGCATGGTGGTATTGTAGTAGAACATCTTAAGTCTCTTTTCATTCAACAAGACCTTACTTCTGACGATACTATTTTTTGGTTTAGTTCGACAGGATGGGTGATGTGGAATTTACTTGTTGGGGGATTACTCGCTGGTTCGACGATTGTTCTCTATGATGGGAGTCCGTCCTATCCGAGTATGGATACATTGTGGGAGTTAGCGGAAGATGCTGAAATAACGTTTTTTGGTACGAGCGCACCATATTTAATGAACTGTCTAAAACTGGGCTTAAAACCAAAAGAAAAATATGATCTATCAAAATTAAAAGCACTTTCTTCAACTGGAGCACCTTTATCAGACAGCGGCTTTATGTGGGTGTATGAAAATGTAAAAGACGACATTTGGCTTAGCTCCACGAGTGGTGGAACGGATGTTTGTGCAAGTTTTGTAGGAGGTGTACCAACTGTCCCTGTTAAAGTCGGAGTCATTCAAGGGCCATCATTAGGTGTACATGTTCAGTCGTTTGATGAACAAGGGCAACCATTAATTAATGAAGTCGGTGAATTAGTTATTACGAAACCGATGCCAACGATGCCGTTATATTTCTGGAATGACCATGATAACAAAAGATACTTTGACAGTTATTTTAATACGTATGCTGGAGTGTGGAGACATGGAGATTGGATTAAAATCGACGAAGATGGAGGTTGTATTATTTACGGTCGTTCCGATTCTACGATCAATCGATCAGGTGTACGTACAGGGACGAGTGATATATATAGGGTAGTTGACGTATTAGACGAAGTTATGGAAAGTTTGGCTATTGATTTAGAGGTTAGGGGGCGTAATTCGTCATTACTACTTTTTGTTGTACTTAATTCAAACACTGTCCTTACCGAGGAGTTGGCATTAAAAATTAGAGAACAAATTCGAACGAATGTATCACCTCGTTTTATGCCAGATAAGATTTTTGCGGTAGATCAAATACCGAAAACATTGAACGGCAAGAAAATGGAAGTTCCCATTCGAAAGTTGTTATTAGGATTTGACCTTGAGAAAGTAGTTAATCCTGATTCGATGAGTAACCCTGAATCACTTCAATATTTTATCGATTTAGCAGAAACATTAAAAAGTCAAAATAAAGAAAAATTATTCTAA
- a CDS encoding SDR family NAD(P)-dependent oxidoreductase: MSLQGKVALVTGAGTGIGRSVALDLAKRGAAVVVNYSRSEKEANETAEEVRNQGVDCLVFQASVNDDRQVRAMINAVVEHFGRLDILVNNAGATTFVAHDDLEGLLEEHWDQVMDVNVKGVFYTCRAAATELKKNKGTIVNITSVAGLNGTGSSIAYSASKAAAISVTKSLARVLAPEVRVNSVAPGVVLTRWMDNQEEFVEKHSSETPLGRPASPDDISEVVLSLITGASFVTGQTIVVDGGNFRA; the protein is encoded by the coding sequence ATGTCACTACAAGGAAAAGTTGCACTTGTTACAGGTGCAGGAACAGGGATTGGGAGATCAGTTGCGCTTGATTTAGCCAAAAGAGGTGCAGCTGTAGTTGTGAATTATTCCAGATCTGAAAAGGAAGCAAATGAAACAGCTGAAGAAGTTAGAAATCAAGGAGTAGATTGTCTCGTTTTCCAAGCTAGCGTCAATGATGACCGACAAGTGAGAGCTATGATAAATGCAGTCGTTGAGCATTTTGGAAGACTGGATATTTTAGTTAATAATGCTGGAGCGACAACATTTGTAGCTCATGATGATTTAGAAGGATTACTCGAAGAACATTGGGATCAAGTGATGGATGTGAATGTAAAAGGAGTATTCTATACTTGTCGTGCTGCTGCGACTGAATTAAAGAAAAACAAAGGAACAATTGTAAATATTACTTCCGTAGCTGGCCTAAATGGGACTGGGAGTTCTATCGCTTATTCTGCATCAAAAGCAGCCGCAATAAGTGTTACAAAATCGCTAGCTCGGGTCCTTGCACCTGAAGTCCGTGTAAATAGTGTAGCGCCAGGTGTTGTATTAACTCGTTGGATGGATAACCAGGAAGAGTTTGTAGAAAAACATTCAAGCGAAACTCCACTTGGAAGACCAGCATCACCTGACGATATTTCAGAAGTTGTACTTTCACTTATCACTGGAGCTAGTTTTGTCACAGGCCAAACCATAGTGGTTGATGGCGGTAACTTCAGAGCATAA
- a CDS encoding SDR family oxidoreductase translates to MTGGNKGLGQSISMKFAKEDYTVYINYNSDDKKAMETKQLIEDKGGKAVLLQADIGNKTDLKNMLNSLPPIDVFIHNAVYAKTSKIESINDDEWEKSIAVNVTPLLKISQSVFPSMKEKGYGRIFAISSLGASRAVHSYTNIGVAKAAEEAMIRYIAGEWGKYGITANTISPGSMDTEAFRSVFGEKADERLDYVAKRSPLKRIVSFDEVSNLIYRYCQPELAMITGQNIRIDGGYSLLS, encoded by the coding sequence ATAACAGGTGGTAACAAAGGTTTAGGACAAAGCATTTCTATGAAATTTGCGAAAGAAGATTATACAGTTTATATTAACTACAATAGTGATGACAAAAAAGCAATGGAAACAAAGCAATTAATTGAAGATAAAGGTGGAAAAGCAGTTCTATTACAAGCGGACATCGGAAACAAAACCGATTTAAAAAACATGCTAAATTCTCTCCCTCCTATTGATGTATTTATTCATAATGCCGTTTATGCCAAAACATCAAAAATTGAGTCTATCAACGACGACGAGTGGGAAAAATCCATTGCTGTTAACGTAACTCCACTCTTAAAGATTAGCCAATCCGTCTTCCCATCAATGAAGGAAAAAGGATATGGTCGCATCTTTGCAATCTCGAGTTTAGGAGCTAGTCGTGCAGTTCATAGTTACACTAATATTGGTGTTGCTAAAGCAGCAGAAGAAGCAATGATCCGATACATTGCGGGCGAATGGGGTAAATACGGGATTACTGCAAACACGATTTCTCCTGGTTCAATGGATACAGAAGCATTTCGATCGGTTTTTGGTGAAAAAGCTGATGAACGGTTAGATTATGTCGCTAAAAGAAGCCCTTTGAAAAGAATTGTCTCTTTTGACGAGGTTTCAAACTTAATTTACCGTTATTGTCAACCTGAACTAGCCATGATTACTGGGCAAAACATCCGAATTGACGGTGGTTATTCTTTACTATCTTAA
- a CDS encoding TetR/AcrR family transcriptional regulator, with translation MSLHKQKVEMKKKEIIRSAAKTLQEKGFHGTTMEEIAAQLLMTKGSLYHYFKNKEDLLYHCHKIILEISIKKIEEILETEQSNTNKIEAIIRFHINLAIEENAMFGLIDNPEHTFSKENFEKIRKRRSYYSRCIDKVIEQGVENGEFRNIDIKMSRFIILGSLNWIQQWYNPQGNRSPEEISEYFVNKLLQTLK, from the coding sequence ATGTCATTGCACAAACAAAAAGTAGAAATGAAGAAAAAAGAAATTATTCGCTCTGCGGCAAAAACCTTACAAGAAAAAGGTTTTCATGGTACAACGATGGAAGAAATCGCGGCTCAACTATTAATGACAAAAGGTTCCTTATACCATTATTTTAAAAATAAAGAGGATTTGTTGTATCATTGTCACAAGATTATTCTCGAAATTAGTATTAAAAAAATTGAAGAAATTTTAGAAACAGAGCAAAGTAATACTAATAAGATAGAAGCCATTATTCGTTTTCATATTAATTTGGCCATCGAGGAAAATGCGATGTTTGGTTTAATAGACAACCCTGAACATACATTTTCAAAAGAAAATTTTGAAAAGATTAGGAAACGACGTTCTTATTATTCAAGGTGTATTGATAAAGTAATAGAACAAGGTGTAGAAAATGGAGAATTTCGAAATATTGATATTAAGATGAGTCGTTTCATTATTTTAGGTTCACTAAATTGGATACAACAGTGGTATAACCCTCAAGGAAATCGATCTCCCGAAGAAATTTCAGAATACTTCGTCAATAAACTATTACAAACATTAAAGTAA
- a CDS encoding DMT family transporter, giving the protein MENEIAQKVAKADLPITIPVKTFLLLLIGTAFWGSGFPLTKIVMSSVTADVAAFFRFGIGALVMVVYCLTKNKTTRKVGRGNWQLIILAGFIGVTIFNLLLFTGLHFANASDGSIIIPILSPVITVILASFFLHEKLRRIQVIGIAVALFGTVIFFSVIFDGSQLHLQRFLGILLLLGSALCWAIYTILGKRLFQRVDPLPATAYGMLIGSLIIGLVALPNLITTNWGSLNFNFWLINLYLAVFPTVLAYLFYNNGVKEIGGGRASVFMFFVPISGLIVSALVLYEIPTIFQVIGALFMIIGVYIVNVQKIPMWGFSK; this is encoded by the coding sequence ATGGAAAATGAAATTGCACAAAAAGTAGCAAAGGCTGATTTACCAATTACAATTCCAGTAAAGACGTTTTTATTATTATTAATTGGAACTGCATTTTGGGGAAGTGGTTTCCCACTAACTAAAATAGTTATGAGTTCGGTTACTGCAGATGTTGCAGCGTTCTTTAGATTCGGTATAGGGGCGCTAGTTATGGTTGTATATTGTTTAACAAAAAATAAAACAACTAGAAAAGTTGGAAGAGGTAATTGGCAATTAATCATCTTAGCAGGCTTTATAGGCGTTACGATTTTTAATTTGTTGTTATTTACGGGTTTACATTTTGCAAACGCTTCAGACGGAAGTATTATTATTCCAATTTTAAGCCCAGTTATTACAGTTATTCTAGCCTCCTTTTTCTTACATGAAAAATTGCGAAGAATTCAGGTGATTGGAATAGCAGTAGCTCTTTTCGGTACTGTAATATTCTTTAGTGTCATATTCGATGGAAGTCAACTACACCTACAGCGTTTTCTTGGCATTTTATTACTATTAGGTTCCGCTTTATGTTGGGCTATTTATACAATATTAGGAAAGCGTTTGTTCCAAAGAGTGGATCCTTTACCTGCAACAGCATACGGAATGTTAATAGGTTCTCTTATTATAGGTTTGGTTGCTTTGCCCAATTTGATAACCACGAATTGGGGTAGTCTTAATTTTAATTTTTGGTTGATTAATTTATATTTAGCTGTTTTTCCTACTGTATTAGCGTATTTATTTTATAACAATGGGGTGAAGGAAATAGGAGGAGGTCGAGCGTCTGTGTTCATGTTTTTTGTTCCGATTTCGGGATTAATTGTTTCAGCGCTTGTTCTTTATGAAATTCCTACTATATTCCAAGTCATAGGAGCCTTATTCATGATTATAGGAGTGTACATCGTTAATGTACAAAAGATCCCGATGTGGGGATTTTCCAAGTAA
- a CDS encoding phenylacetate--CoA ligase family protein, whose product MQLKNKSTYKKFWDEERETRSKEERDQIILSRIQEQLEYVYNELPFYRKHYDAHGFKPSDVQTLDDFTTKVPIITKKMLVADQKENPIFGSYAGNFSEDEIARIHGSSGTSGTPTFYRVSKDDWNRAADVHAMAQWAAGIRPNDIMQIAFPFALFFGGWGVLQGAERIGATAFPTGPMETERQLELLFKIRPTVFSATPSYCLHLAKKGRELGYDMANCSVKRLLVGGEAGGSLPNTKRALEEGWGASVHDCASTSEMYPFQTNVECEAHQGVHVYTDEVYGEIVHRDNTNEKVPNGMRGAIVYTHLWRKSQPMIRFWSGDESYMDDKVCSCGRTYPRLPEGVLGRLDDMLIIRGANIYPSAVENVVRSFNWSGPEFQIIVEKNGELDEITITIECNKRMYEESKLDVWKKEAEAKLKVTLGIRVKVEVVETGILDETIFKAKRVVDKR is encoded by the coding sequence ATGCAATTAAAAAATAAGTCTACTTACAAGAAGTTTTGGGATGAAGAGCGAGAGACAAGGTCAAAGGAAGAGCGTGATCAAATCATCCTTAGTAGAATTCAAGAGCAGTTAGAATATGTTTATAACGAACTACCCTTTTATCGAAAACACTACGATGCACATGGATTTAAACCTTCCGACGTGCAAACGTTAGATGATTTCACAACGAAAGTTCCAATTATTACAAAAAAGATGTTAGTAGCTGATCAAAAAGAAAATCCTATATTTGGTAGTTATGCAGGGAATTTCTCTGAGGATGAAATTGCTAGAATACACGGATCAAGTGGAACATCAGGAACACCTACTTTTTATCGAGTAAGTAAAGATGATTGGAACAGAGCAGCAGACGTTCATGCAATGGCTCAGTGGGCTGCTGGTATTCGTCCAAATGATATTATGCAAATTGCCTTCCCGTTTGCGCTCTTTTTCGGCGGCTGGGGAGTTTTACAAGGGGCTGAACGAATAGGTGCTACTGCATTTCCAACAGGACCAATGGAAACAGAGCGGCAACTAGAATTGTTATTTAAAATTCGCCCAACTGTTTTTTCTGCTACTCCTTCATATTGCCTTCATCTTGCCAAAAAAGGGAGAGAGTTAGGCTATGATATGGCTAATTGCTCGGTTAAACGTTTACTCGTTGGTGGTGAGGCTGGAGGTTCTCTCCCAAATACAAAAAGGGCTTTAGAAGAAGGTTGGGGAGCTAGCGTTCATGATTGTGCTTCAACTTCAGAAATGTATCCATTCCAAACGAATGTTGAATGTGAAGCACATCAAGGTGTACATGTGTACACGGATGAGGTTTATGGAGAGATTGTTCATCGAGATAACACAAATGAAAAAGTACCAAATGGAATGAGAGGGGCAATCGTTTACACTCATTTATGGAGAAAGTCGCAACCGATGATTCGTTTCTGGAGTGGGGATGAAAGTTATATGGATGATAAGGTGTGTTCCTGTGGTAGAACGTATCCGAGGCTTCCAGAAGGAGTACTAGGACGACTAGATGATATGTTAATTATTAGAGGTGCAAATATTTATCCGAGTGCTGTTGAGAATGTTGTCCGTTCATTTAATTGGAGCGGTCCTGAGTTTCAAATAATTGTAGAAAAGAATGGAGAACTGGATGAGATTACAATTACCATAGAATGTAACAAACGGATGTACGAGGAAAGTAAATTAGATGTTTGGAAAAAAGAAGCTGAGGCGAAATTAAAAGTAACTCTAGGAATTCGTGTAAAAGTAGAAGTTGTTGAAACAGGAATACTTGATGAAACGATATTTAAAGCTAAGAGAGTAGTAGATAAGCGGTAA
- a CDS encoding DEAD/DEAH box helicase codes for MSYQSFKDYNLSSDITRALNRLLFLQPTEVQQKVIPIALQKKDLVVKSQTGSGKTAAFSVPICELIDWEENKPQALVLSPTRELAYQVKEDITNIGRYKRIKANAIYGKQSFARQKLELKQKTHVVVGTPGRVLDHIQKKSLNLERLNFLVIDEADEMLNKGFIDQVESIINELPKSRMTMLFSATLPQEIAILCHKYMVDPVHIEIKASGLTTDTIEHSLMEVREDEKLSLLKNVMIIENPDSCIIFCSTQEQVEGVYQELNRSSYPCEKIHGGMKQEDRSSVMNNFKRGNFRYLIATNVAARGIDIENITHVINFDLPLEKESYVHRTGRTGRAGKVGKAISFITPFEYDLLQEIEQYIGFKIPKVDVPTKEDVARKKSKFDEKRTALPSYKKDKSETFNKEIMKLYFNGGKKKKIRAVDFVGTIAKIQGVTADDIGIISIQENASFVEILNGKGLLVLKEMKNTKIKGKQLKVHKAKE; via the coding sequence ATGAGTTATCAAAGCTTTAAAGATTATAATTTGAGTTCTGATATCACTAGAGCACTTAATCGTTTGCTATTTTTACAACCGACAGAAGTGCAACAAAAAGTCATACCTATTGCCTTACAAAAAAAAGATCTTGTTGTAAAATCGCAAACAGGAAGTGGAAAAACGGCAGCGTTTAGCGTTCCGATTTGTGAACTAATTGATTGGGAAGAAAATAAGCCCCAAGCTTTGGTACTTTCACCTACACGTGAACTTGCCTACCAAGTGAAAGAAGATATTACGAATATTGGTCGATATAAACGAATTAAAGCTAATGCGATCTATGGAAAACAATCTTTTGCTAGACAAAAATTAGAACTAAAGCAAAAAACTCATGTTGTTGTTGGCACACCAGGGAGAGTGTTAGATCATATTCAAAAAAAATCTTTAAATTTAGAACGATTGAATTTTCTTGTCATAGATGAAGCTGACGAAATGTTAAATAAGGGCTTTATCGACCAAGTCGAGTCAATTATTAATGAACTCCCTAAAAGCAGGATGACTATGCTTTTTTCAGCAACGTTACCACAGGAAATTGCAATACTTTGCCATAAATATATGGTAGATCCTGTGCATATTGAAATTAAAGCTTCTGGCCTAACAACTGATACTATTGAACATTCCCTAATGGAAGTCAGAGAAGACGAAAAGTTATCGTTATTGAAAAATGTAATGATTATAGAGAATCCAGATAGTTGTATCATTTTTTGTAGTACGCAGGAACAAGTAGAAGGAGTATATCAAGAGTTAAACCGATCTAGTTACCCTTGCGAAAAAATTCATGGCGGAATGAAGCAAGAAGACCGATCTTCGGTTATGAATAATTTTAAAAGGGGGAACTTTCGATACTTAATTGCTACGAATGTTGCGGCAAGAGGAATAGACATTGAAAATATTACTCATGTAATTAATTTTGACCTACCGTTAGAAAAAGAAAGTTATGTACATCGGACAGGCAGAACGGGACGTGCGGGTAAAGTAGGAAAAGCCATTTCATTTATTACTCCCTTCGAATACGACCTCTTACAGGAAATCGAACAATATATTGGTTTTAAAATACCTAAGGTAGACGTCCCAACGAAAGAAGATGTCGCAAGAAAAAAAAGTAAATTTGACGAAAAAAGAACTGCTCTTCCGTCATATAAAAAAGACAAGAGTGAAACTTTTAATAAAGAGATTATGAAGCTTTATTTTAATGGTGGAAAGAAAAAGAAAATTAGAGCTGTTGACTTTGTAGGAACGATTGCCAAAATTCAAGGAGTCACAGCAGATGATATCGGAATTATCTCCATACAAGAAAATGCTTCTTTTGTAGAAATACTTAACGGTAAAGGGCTTTTAGTCCTTAAAGAAATGAAAAATACGAAGATTAAAGGAAAGCAGTTAAAAGTGCATAAGGCAAAAGAATAG
- a CDS encoding DUF2203 domain-containing protein → MSKKYFTVEEANELLPLLEQELVTIQELQKNFQLKFKQLNQLKEHKYQSKSESIFTLESELEFLELQAQLHMKNIESKGVQLKGIELGLLDFPAIIDGEDVLLCWKQGESKVTHYHGEHEGFAGRKPIY, encoded by the coding sequence ATGTCAAAAAAATATTTTACAGTTGAAGAGGCTAATGAATTACTACCGTTATTAGAACAAGAATTAGTTACTATTCAAGAATTACAAAAAAACTTTCAACTGAAATTTAAACAATTAAATCAACTTAAAGAACATAAGTACCAAAGTAAATCGGAAAGTATATTTACACTTGAAAGTGAGCTTGAGTTTTTGGAGTTACAAGCACAGCTTCATATGAAAAACATTGAGTCAAAGGGTGTTCAGTTAAAAGGAATTGAATTAGGATTGCTAGATTTTCCTGCTATTATTGATGGTGAAGATGTACTTTTATGTTGGAAACAAGGCGAGTCGAAAGTTACACATTATCATGGTGAGCATGAGGGGTTTGCTGGGAGGAAACCTATTTATTAA
- a CDS encoding transposase: protein MIKEKHSNEQLPNELSAVFSELQVSKHLRQAGIRKNFGFSCAYLFQLVFSLIFHQKNWFTLVTSKKSERYPGKDTVYRFVNHSKFAWRKFLLLFSTATIQKVSVLTSKDRPKVLIIDDSTFDRNRSKNVELLARCFDHASLKMRFYKGFRMLTLGWSDGYTFMPVDFSLLSSKTSSINGINEEIDKRSSGYKRRSEALQSAPDQIPAMIERALSNGIEASYVLMDTWFTQQPLIQAIVEQGLDVIGMVKNAKQRYQVDGQMVSLKELYRSASPLQGKKGLLRSITTTMKNGVSVKVVFVQNRNKKSEWLAILSTDCTLSEQEIVRIYGIRWDIEVFFKTTKSLLRLQKEFQGRSYDLLISHTTIVFTRYIVLSWQNRCHTDERTLGGLFYDLCDEVNELDWAVALQQLIELLQDVLKKSNKQTQQLLKNQLSQWIAGLPNYIRAYLPNLVCES from the coding sequence ATGATAAAGGAAAAACACTCGAATGAGCAACTACCAAATGAACTTTCTGCAGTATTCTCTGAATTACAAGTATCAAAACACCTTCGCCAAGCAGGTATTCGAAAAAACTTTGGGTTTTCATGTGCCTATTTGTTTCAGCTTGTTTTTAGTCTGATCTTTCATCAAAAAAATTGGTTTACCCTTGTCACTTCTAAAAAGAGCGAGCGTTATCCAGGCAAAGATACCGTCTATCGTTTTGTAAATCATTCCAAATTTGCTTGGCGGAAATTCCTTTTACTCTTTAGTACAGCTACCATTCAAAAGGTCAGCGTGCTTACATCAAAGGACCGTCCAAAAGTGCTAATTATTGATGATTCTACGTTTGATAGAAATCGTAGTAAGAATGTGGAGTTACTTGCCCGTTGTTTTGATCATGCTTCCTTGAAAATGCGATTTTATAAAGGATTTCGAATGCTTACATTAGGCTGGTCAGACGGTTATACTTTCATGCCGGTTGACTTCTCTTTACTAAGCTCAAAAACTTCTTCTATTAATGGGATCAACGAAGAAATTGATAAACGAAGTTCTGGTTACAAGCGCCGTAGTGAAGCTCTCCAGTCAGCACCTGATCAAATCCCAGCGATGATTGAACGAGCATTATCCAATGGTATCGAAGCCTCTTACGTATTGATGGACACGTGGTTTACTCAACAACCTTTGATTCAGGCGATCGTCGAACAAGGACTTGACGTCATTGGCATGGTCAAAAATGCGAAGCAACGTTATCAAGTTGATGGTCAAATGGTTTCATTAAAAGAACTCTACCGATCCGCGTCGCCCCTTCAAGGAAAGAAAGGGCTTCTTCGTTCCATCACGACGACGATGAAAAACGGCGTATCGGTTAAAGTCGTGTTCGTTCAAAACCGTAATAAGAAGAGTGAATGGCTTGCCATTCTAAGTACAGATTGCACGCTTTCCGAACAAGAAATTGTGCGTATTTACGGCATCCGTTGGGATATTGAAGTGTTCTTTAAGACGACAAAATCGCTTCTTCGCTTACAGAAAGAGTTTCAAGGTCGCTCGTATGACTTACTCATTAGTCATACAACCATTGTTTTTACTAGATATATCGTTCTTTCTTGGCAAAATCGTTGCCACACAGATGAACGCACATTAGGTGGTTTGTTTTATGACCTTTGTGACGAAGTGAATGAACTTGATTGGGCTGTCGCTTTACAGCAATTAATCGAGCTTCTTCAAGATGTCTTAAAGAAATCAAATAAACAAACTCAACAATTACTGAAAAATCAACTATCACAATGGATTGCAGGTTTACCAAATTACATCAGAGCTTACCTCCCTAATCTGGTATGCGAAAGTTGA
- a CDS encoding thiolase family protein, producing the protein MRKVVVAGVGMVPFGKYLDRNLKSLSKEAIDKALLDTGITKNSIEAGYVGNSVAGVITGQDTIRGQVILNSYGLGGIPVFNVENACASGSTAFHLGWLGVSSGMYDCVLILGVEKMTHPDRSQTFKAFRGGVDVEAMAEEISNEDTSKSVFMDIYADFARNFMDKSGLTKSHLAKAAVKNHYNGSLNPYAQYQQPRTFDEIMNDRLVSEPLTRMMCAPVSDGAAACILCSEEFLKKHSNKSPIYVEATVTKSTAVKGDDRQGVVAFAGQAAYEYAGIGPEEIDLFEVHDTTIAAELMAYNSLNICSLDEIGHWIDHDYTTINGKKPVNASGGLITKGHPLGATGVGQIVELVWQLRGEAGKRQLIKQPKTALAQNAGGILGTENAACAITILKR; encoded by the coding sequence ATGAGAAAAGTAGTAGTCGCTGGTGTAGGTATGGTACCTTTTGGTAAATATCTAGATCGAAATTTAAAGTCTCTTAGTAAGGAAGCAATTGACAAAGCTTTACTAGATACTGGTATTACCAAAAATTCCATTGAAGCTGGCTATGTTGGGAATTCCGTTGCTGGAGTAATCACTGGGCAAGATACGATTAGAGGTCAAGTTATTCTAAATAGTTATGGTTTAGGAGGAATTCCTGTATTTAACGTTGAAAATGCTTGTGCGAGTGGATCCACTGCATTTCACTTAGGATGGTTAGGAGTTTCCTCAGGGATGTATGATTGTGTATTAATTCTTGGAGTGGAGAAAATGACACATCCTGACAGAAGTCAAACGTTTAAAGCATTCCGCGGTGGAGTTGATGTCGAGGCAATGGCAGAAGAAATTAGTAATGAAGACACTTCAAAAAGTGTTTTTATGGACATCTATGCTGACTTTGCTAGAAACTTTATGGATAAAAGTGGATTAACAAAATCACACTTAGCAAAAGCAGCTGTCAAGAACCATTATAATGGAAGTTTAAATCCCTATGCGCAGTATCAACAACCACGAACTTTTGATGAAATTATGAATGATCGATTAGTTTCCGAACCTCTTACTAGGATGATGTGTGCTCCTGTGAGCGACGGTGCAGCTGCCTGTATCCTATGTTCAGAAGAATTTTTAAAAAAACATAGCAATAAATCCCCTATTTATGTTGAAGCAACTGTGACGAAATCTACAGCAGTTAAAGGAGATGACCGCCAAGGAGTCGTTGCATTTGCTGGGCAAGCAGCCTATGAATATGCGGGGATCGGCCCTGAAGAAATAGATTTATTTGAAGTTCACGATACGACAATTGCAGCTGAACTTATGGCTTATAACTCTTTAAACATCTGCTCTCTGGATGAAATCGGTCATTGGATTGACCACGATTACACAACCATTAATGGTAAAAAACCTGTGAATGCTAGTGGCGGATTAATCACAAAAGGGCATCCACTAGGGGCTACTGGAGTAGGTCAAATCGTTGAACTTGTATGGCAATTAAGAGGCGAAGCAGGCAAAAGACAACTAATTAAACAACCAAAAACCGCTTTAGCACAAAATGCTGGAGGTATTTTAGGAACTGAAAATGCGGCTTGTGCTATTACAATCTTAAAACGTTAA